One Dialister invisus DSM 15470 genomic region harbors:
- a CDS encoding DUF2262 domain-containing protein has protein sequence MGIVRVKEFEEEFEQEEIEIYALLREAPNGAAAYLKDYLRPLVYTEATVDCKTGVLDRREGILTWLISSDREAGWGYDFKQYGIYRLLVKKAKIKILDENRVASWNNRYLVLKVLEWDAGQKELEALAAYLQQPKYIHTQRGDFLLNRQYKWYEMKTPDCGFTLDADEGSDETCEAALAAYKKHEMNMPELDRQLRAYAAGHMLDTANDWLGDADEEPITAEQFADRITLSELAFRNDGSIEAYYDDGDIFWGHCIIVRMDKNGNIEDAEIAG, from the coding sequence ATGGGTATTGTACGTGTAAAAGAATTTGAAGAGGAGTTTGAGCAGGAAGAAATTGAAATCTATGCACTGCTTCGAGAGGCGCCCAATGGTGCCGCAGCTTACTTGAAGGATTATCTCAGGCCTCTTGTCTATACGGAGGCTACCGTAGACTGCAAAACAGGGGTGCTGGATCGGCGTGAGGGGATTCTTACCTGGCTTATTTCGTCAGATCGTGAAGCGGGCTGGGGCTATGACTTCAAGCAGTATGGGATTTACAGGCTCTTAGTCAAAAAAGCAAAAATCAAAATATTAGATGAGAATAGGGTGGCGTCATGGAACAATCGGTACCTGGTACTGAAAGTTCTGGAATGGGATGCCGGACAGAAGGAGCTGGAAGCCCTGGCAGCCTATTTACAGCAGCCTAAATACATTCACACACAGCGGGGAGACTTTCTGTTAAACCGGCAGTATAAATGGTACGAAATGAAGACACCGGACTGTGGTTTTACCTTAGATGCGGATGAAGGTTCTGACGAGACCTGTGAAGCTGCATTAGCCGCATATAAGAAGCACGAAATGAATATGCCCGAACTGGATCGGCAGCTTCGCGCCTATGCTGCCGGTCATATGCTGGACACAGCGAACGACTGGCTGGGTGATGCTGATGAGGAACCAATCACGGCAGAGCAATTTGCAGATCGGATCACCTTGTCCGAATTGGCTTTCCGTAACGACGGATCAATAGAAGCGTATTATGATGACGGGGATATTTTCTGGGGACACTGCATCATTGTGCGTATGGATAAAAACGGAAACATAGAGGATGCGGAAATCGCCGGGTGA